In Alteromonas naphthalenivorans, one DNA window encodes the following:
- a CDS encoding CC0125/CC1285 family lipoprotein, whose product MKTKLIAFLAVMVMAGCASQPDYRQASNGGFGYTESKLSETQYRVHFKGRGSDKSKAMDYAMYRSAELTLLKGYDWFVVTDRETMVDKERVQTSPQVGFSQRYARVTECGVITCRTSYHPTTQFESGIFVGGSQKSEIESILNIEMGKGTRPTSSASFDAREISNNLKPDTESSP is encoded by the coding sequence ATGAAAACTAAACTTATAGCGTTTCTAGCAGTGATGGTAATGGCGGGGTGCGCGAGCCAACCCGATTATCGACAGGCATCTAATGGCGGTTTCGGGTATACCGAAAGCAAATTAAGTGAAACCCAATACCGTGTTCATTTCAAAGGTAGAGGGTCTGATAAGAGTAAGGCTATGGATTATGCCATGTACCGTTCAGCGGAACTGACTTTACTGAAAGGGTATGATTGGTTTGTAGTAACCGATCGGGAAACCATGGTAGATAAAGAGCGCGTACAAACATCACCTCAGGTTGGCTTCAGCCAACGCTATGCGCGAGTAACTGAATGTGGCGTTATTACTTGTAGAACGTCTTATCATCCTACAACCCAGTTTGAATCTGGCATTTTCGTAGGTGGTTCGCAAAAGAGCGAAATCGAAAGTATTTTGAATATTGAGATGGGAAAAGGTACTCGACCTACGTCGTCTGCGAGTTTTGATGCAAGAGAAATTAGCAACAACTTAAAACCTGATACGGAATCTTCACCTTAA
- a CDS encoding RNA polymerase sigma factor, with protein MKEEVTELVPSLRKFAFSLTGNIHDADDLLQNTIEKLLTKPLPQDATLMAWAFRVCRNLWIDEYRAQKVRTSAAVSPELQAKDEAHLDEALSGGITLKQVSKAMGELPPEQRETLSLIAIQGMSYADASEVLEVPAGTIMSRLARARSKLSNMLNPQQEVVL; from the coding sequence ATGAAAGAAGAAGTGACTGAACTCGTTCCATCATTAAGAAAATTTGCGTTTTCACTTACCGGCAATATACATGATGCTGATGATTTACTGCAAAATACGATTGAGAAGCTACTGACTAAACCTTTGCCACAAGATGCCACATTAATGGCATGGGCATTTCGAGTTTGCCGCAATTTATGGATAGATGAGTATCGTGCGCAAAAAGTAAGAACAAGTGCGGCGGTTAGCCCTGAATTGCAGGCTAAAGATGAGGCGCATTTGGACGAAGCCCTTTCAGGTGGCATTACGCTAAAGCAAGTAAGTAAAGCCATGGGGGAATTACCCCCAGAACAACGAGAGACCTTGTCACTTATTGCTATACAAGGAATGAGCTACGCAGATGCTTCTGAGGTACTTGAGGTGCCTGCTGGGACTATTATGAGCAGACTTGCTAGGGCAAGAAGCAAACTCAGTAATATGCTAAACCCACAACAAGAGGTGGTGTTATGA
- a CDS encoding siderophore-interacting protein, whose protein sequence is MSKPAPRVVEVIESFRITPNMQRIVLGGATLEDFPETRPGAYVKLLFDLNGDPVVQPAKDKPVAMRTYTINSFDRQKAQMSIDMVVHAKDGVTGPAAAWALSAKEGDKLTIAGPGSSKALAENYDWVLFAGDMTALPSIRNYLQALPSHTKGIAVIAIEHETDATTLEKPEGVSIKWVSKKEATLSDALQRIDWQQGTPAVWVACEFSQMRKIRSWLKDEKQVPHSQVYISSYWREGRSEDQHKIDKRQDVEAFAKQLA, encoded by the coding sequence ATGTCTAAACCCGCACCTCGTGTTGTTGAAGTTATCGAGTCTTTCCGTATAACACCAAACATGCAACGTATTGTCCTTGGCGGCGCTACATTAGAAGACTTCCCAGAAACTCGCCCTGGCGCTTACGTTAAGTTACTTTTTGATTTAAATGGTGACCCTGTCGTTCAGCCTGCCAAAGATAAACCCGTTGCTATGCGTACCTACACGATAAACAGCTTCGATAGACAAAAAGCACAAATGTCCATTGATATGGTAGTGCATGCAAAAGATGGAGTAACTGGCCCCGCCGCCGCATGGGCGCTAAGCGCAAAAGAAGGTGACAAGCTAACTATTGCAGGCCCTGGTAGCAGTAAAGCGTTAGCAGAGAATTATGACTGGGTACTTTTCGCAGGCGACATGACAGCGCTGCCCAGTATTAGAAACTATTTACAAGCACTTCCTAGCCATACTAAAGGCATTGCAGTTATAGCTATTGAACATGAAACCGATGCTACCACGCTAGAAAAGCCTGAAGGCGTATCGATTAAGTGGGTATCTAAAAAAGAAGCAACATTGTCTGACGCCTTGCAGCGTATTGACTGGCAACAAGGAACCCCTGCTGTATGGGTTGCCTGTGAATTTTCTCAAATGAGAAAAATTCGTTCGTGGCTTAAGGACGAAAAACAGGTGCCCCACAGCCAAGTGTACATTAGCAGCTATTGGCGTGAAGGGCGCAGTGAAGACCAGCATAAGATAGATAAGCGTCAAGATGTTGAAGCCTTTGCGAAGCAACTTGCTTAA
- a CDS encoding CsbD family protein: MNNDRIEGNWKEMKGKVQQQWGKLTDDDLDVIDGRREELVGKIQQTYGKSREEAEKEVDKHFN; encoded by the coding sequence ATGAACAATGATCGTATCGAAGGCAACTGGAAAGAAATGAAAGGTAAGGTACAACAGCAATGGGGTAAACTTACCGATGATGACCTAGACGTAATTGATGGTCGTCGTGAAGAGCTAGTAGGCAAGATTCAGCAAACATATGGCAAAAGCCGTGAAGAAGCCGAAAAAGAAGTGGATAAACATTTCAACTAG
- a CDS encoding S8 family serine peptidase has product MKCGSLCQRVVGGLIFTMGSVLSLNASAQLTIGRQIIEPVRPIIDSVPVDVGSVRDVLETQVTQGVESRFDTLANIPAPQFSVPSPLSLTSPSGTLVLKEVKAPDGFLALEREWLVVGSEADKTHFSHPDITIESSRHLAAIDQWIYRLKVNTSLDELSQIRNSLPETLKTQVGRNHIYLTQGMGAAESAKIKNNNQDMLANITTTDKPGVCQIPVRIGMIDTSIAQNHKALEHLVIEQQPFLPQALPTTQVHGTSVASLLADNMRAGSHLYNASVFYTRNSISQGATLLSLIDGLNYLVAKQVDVINMSLAGPENSVLANVIQKISEQGVQIIAAVGNEGPASPPLFPAAYPSTIAVTAVDNNHAIYRWANQGNYVDFAASGVSVEVAHPDGTTSRETGTSMATPFVSARYACLFRASSNPAQALVTLRDQAIDAGAPGRDPVFGVGILH; this is encoded by the coding sequence ATGAAGTGCGGATCGCTTTGTCAGCGCGTAGTAGGCGGCTTAATATTTACAATGGGCAGCGTGTTAAGCTTAAATGCCAGCGCCCAGTTAACTATTGGCCGTCAAATAATCGAACCCGTCAGGCCTATCATTGATAGCGTGCCCGTTGATGTAGGCTCCGTGCGAGATGTGCTTGAAACTCAGGTAACACAAGGTGTTGAAAGTAGGTTTGACACCTTAGCTAACATACCTGCCCCGCAATTTTCTGTTCCATCGCCCCTAAGCCTTACCTCGCCTTCAGGCACTCTTGTACTAAAAGAAGTAAAAGCCCCTGATGGATTTTTAGCATTGGAAAGAGAATGGTTAGTTGTCGGTAGCGAGGCTGACAAAACTCACTTTTCTCACCCCGACATCACCATTGAATCGTCTCGCCATTTAGCCGCTATAGACCAATGGATTTACCGTTTAAAGGTTAATACTAGCCTCGATGAACTGTCTCAAATAAGAAACAGCTTACCGGAAACACTAAAAACGCAAGTAGGTCGTAATCATATTTATTTAACGCAAGGCATGGGCGCAGCAGAAAGCGCTAAAATCAAAAACAACAACCAAGACATGCTAGCTAACATTACAACTACTGATAAACCAGGCGTTTGCCAAATACCTGTTCGTATTGGAATGATAGATACCAGCATTGCGCAAAACCACAAAGCACTGGAACACCTTGTTATTGAACAACAGCCTTTTCTTCCACAAGCTTTACCAACTACCCAAGTACACGGTACGTCAGTAGCCAGCTTATTGGCAGATAATATGCGTGCAGGAAGTCACCTCTATAACGCTAGCGTCTTTTATACGCGAAACAGTATTAGTCAGGGCGCGACCTTATTATCATTAATTGATGGTCTCAACTATTTAGTCGCCAAACAGGTTGATGTTATTAATATGAGCTTAGCAGGGCCAGAAAACTCGGTACTGGCCAACGTTATACAAAAAATCAGTGAGCAAGGGGTGCAAATTATTGCAGCAGTTGGAAACGAAGGACCAGCCTCTCCGCCTTTGTTTCCCGCGGCATACCCGTCAACTATTGCGGTAACAGCAGTAGACAATAACCACGCTATCTATCGATGGGCCAATCAAGGTAACTATGTTGATTTTGCGGCCAGCGGTGTTTCAGTAGAAGTCGCACATCCAGATGGTACGACTAGCCGTGAGACCGGCACATCGATGGCAACGCCTTTTGTTTCAGCCCGCTATGCCTGTCTATTTCGCGCTAGTTCAAATCCAGCCCAAGCGTTAGTCACATTGCGCGACCAAGCTATAGATGCTGGAGCACCGGGACGAGACCCGGTTTTTGGCGTAGGTATTCTCCATTAG